A genomic window from Photobacterium gaetbulicola Gung47 includes:
- a CDS encoding pectin degradation protein (COG1917), whose amino-acid sequence MFVFNNEVAMEDLGEGISRKILAHSDNMMSVEVHFEEGAIGALHTHPHEQLTYVLSGEFEFTIGNDTKIVKAGDTMYKEPEIVHGCHCLKAGVLIDTFTPMRKDFIS is encoded by the coding sequence ATGTTTGTATTCAATAACGAAGTTGCGATGGAAGATCTGGGTGAAGGGATCAGCCGTAAAATCCTAGCCCACAGCGACAACATGATGTCTGTCGAAGTCCACTTTGAAGAAGGTGCGATCGGTGCCCTGCACACTCACCCGCATGAGCAACTGACTTACGTATTGTCAGGCGAATTCGAATTTACAATTGGCAATGACACCAAAATTGTTAAAGCGGGCGATACGATGTACAAGGAGCCAGAAATTGTGCATGGCTGCCATTGTCTAAAGGCTGGTGTATTGATCGATACATTCACCCCGATGCGCAAAGACTTCATCAGCTAA
- a CDS encoding hypothetical protein (COG0698), which translates to MKIALMMENSQAPKNAMVAAELNNVAGGLGHEVFNVGMKDENDHHLTYIHLGIMASILLNSKAVDFVVTGCGTGQGALMASNLHPGVVCGYCLEPSDAFLFNQINNGNAISLAFAKGFGWAGELNVRYIFEKAFTGKRGEGYPIERAAPQQANAAILNEVKAAVSKDVVEGLRAIDQELVKTAVGSAHFQECFFANCQDEAIKEYVLSVLEK; encoded by the coding sequence ATGAAAATCGCACTTATGATGGAAAACAGCCAGGCGCCTAAAAATGCTATGGTTGCAGCTGAGCTAAACAACGTTGCAGGTGGCCTTGGCCACGAAGTATTCAATGTTGGCATGAAAGATGAAAACGACCACCACCTAACGTACATTCACCTAGGTATCATGGCGAGCATTCTTCTGAACTCTAAAGCTGTTGATTTCGTTGTAACCGGTTGTGGTACAGGTCAAGGCGCACTGATGGCCAGCAACCTACACCCAGGTGTTGTTTGTGGTTACTGCCTAGAGCCATCTGACGCATTCTTGTTTAATCAAATCAACAACGGTAACGCTATCTCTCTAGCGTTCGCGAAAGGTTTTGGTTGGGCTGGTGAGCTGAACGTTCGTTACATCTTCGAAAAAGCGTTTACTGGCAAGCGTGGCGAAGGTTACCCAATCGAGCGTGCTGCTCCACAGCAAGCTAACGCAGCGATCCTTAACGAAGTGAAAGCAGCTGTATCAAAAGATGTAGTTGAAGGCCTGCGCGCAATCGACCAAGAGCTAGTTAAAACTGCTGTTGGCAGCGCACACTTCCAAGAGTGCTTCTTCGCAAACTGCCAAGACGAAGCAATCAAAGAGTACGTTCTGTCTGTACTTGAAAAGTAA
- a CDS encoding putative phosphatase (COG0546) — MEQLFATPDNKVIMYVGDHQADVQFARNLQSELGQDSTVISVAAAYSGAMPEQWGSQPDFIIRTPRELPAICEHYL; from the coding sequence TTGGAGCAGCTGTTTGCGACCCCTGACAACAAGGTGATCATGTATGTCGGCGATCACCAAGCCGATGTGCAATTTGCCCGTAACTTACAGTCGGAACTCGGGCAGGATTCTACTGTTATCTCTGTTGCGGCGGCGTATAGCGGCGCGATGCCTGAGCAATGGGGCAGCCAACCGGACTTTATTATTCGAACACCTCGTGAATTGCCCGCGATCTGTGAGCATTACCTGTAA
- a CDS encoding putative Oleoyl-(acyl-carrier-protein) hydrolase (COG3208), with amino-acid sequence MLKVKMKAQLKVVNAKPEQAIDTWFANFTNHDNGDYRLICFPFSGGGANIYRQWTAHLSQTEVWALKLPGREARFSEPVITDLELLIETLAPIVKALMDKPCVFFGHSMGALIAFELTRYMEKHYGCSPELLVVSGFRSPERKSKKRQLHALPESEFVSELYDYGGTVPQILEHRETILLLLPMLRGDFKMHETHRFDPSQTVSCPIHALYGRADVVADRDDIEGWQKYTQQAFLLTGFDGEHFFLNTEYPRICGLIETQMGSVTSGRRRFRA; translated from the coding sequence ATGTTGAAAGTTAAAATGAAAGCTCAGTTGAAAGTTGTCAATGCAAAGCCCGAGCAAGCTATCGATACGTGGTTTGCCAACTTCACAAATCACGACAATGGAGATTACCGGTTGATTTGTTTTCCTTTCTCGGGAGGTGGAGCCAACATCTACCGCCAGTGGACTGCGCATCTGTCTCAGACGGAAGTGTGGGCGTTGAAGCTGCCGGGGAGGGAGGCTAGGTTCTCCGAGCCAGTGATAACTGATCTTGAATTGTTGATTGAAACGCTGGCGCCGATAGTAAAGGCTCTGATGGATAAGCCATGCGTGTTCTTCGGCCACAGCATGGGGGCGTTGATTGCTTTTGAGCTGACCCGTTATATGGAAAAACATTACGGTTGCTCACCTGAACTCTTGGTCGTATCAGGCTTCCGTTCTCCTGAAAGGAAGAGCAAGAAGCGACAGCTCCATGCTCTGCCTGAGTCTGAGTTTGTCAGTGAGTTGTATGATTACGGTGGAACGGTACCACAGATTCTTGAGCACAGAGAGACAATACTGCTGCTGTTGCCAATGCTTCGCGGTGACTTCAAGATGCATGAGACCCATCGTTTTGATCCATCCCAGACAGTCAGCTGTCCTATCCATGCGCTATACGGCCGTGCCGATGTGGTTGCCGATAGGGACGATATCGAAGGCTGGCAAAAATATACCCAACAGGCGTTTTTGCTCACGGGGTTCGACGGCGAGCACTTCTTCCTCAATACCGAGTATCCTCGGATCTGTGGTTTGATAGAAACACAGATGGGCAGTGTGACTTCAGGTCGGAGACGGTTCCGTGCTTAG
- a CDS encoding oligogalacturonate lyase (COG0823) — protein MAKGNVIDLSFEVFEDSDTGVKVTRLTPKGMTCHRNYFYQKCFTNDGTKLLFAGDFDGNRNYYLLDLEKQQATQLTEGAGDNTFGGFISTDEKSFFYVKNELHLMKVDLETLEESVIYTVDSEWKGYGTWVANSDCTKLVGIEILKSCWKPLTDWQKFQDFYHTNPTCRLIKVDIQTGELEVVHQDDAWLGHPIYRPFDDSTVGFCHEGPHDLVDARMWLVNEDGSNVRKIKEHAEGESCTHEFWIPDGSAMAYVSYFKGQTDRVIYKADPVTLENEEVMVMPPCSHLMSNFDGSLMVGDGCDAPVDVADSDGYNIENDPFLYILNTKTKTSTRLAKHSTSWEVLDGDRQITHPHPSFTPDDSGVLFTSDFEGVPSLYIAEIPEQLRS, from the coding sequence ATGGCAAAAGGTAACGTAATCGACCTGAGCTTTGAGGTTTTTGAAGACAGTGATACTGGGGTGAAAGTGACTCGCCTTACCCCGAAAGGTATGACTTGCCACCGTAACTACTTTTACCAAAAGTGTTTTACTAATGATGGTACTAAGTTACTTTTTGCCGGTGACTTCGATGGTAATCGTAACTACTATTTGTTGGATCTAGAAAAGCAGCAAGCTACACAGCTGACTGAAGGCGCAGGCGACAATACGTTTGGCGGTTTCATTTCAACGGATGAGAAAAGCTTCTTTTATGTGAAGAACGAGTTACACCTGATGAAGGTGGATCTAGAGACGCTGGAAGAGAGCGTTATCTATACCGTTGACAGCGAATGGAAAGGTTACGGTACGTGGGTGGCTAATTCTGACTGCACCAAGCTTGTCGGTATCGAGATTTTGAAATCGTGCTGGAAGCCATTGACAGATTGGCAGAAATTCCAAGACTTCTATCATACCAACCCAACGTGCCGCTTGATTAAGGTTGATATCCAGACGGGTGAACTGGAAGTTGTTCATCAGGATGATGCGTGGCTGGGCCACCCAATCTACCGTCCTTTTGACGATTCGACGGTTGGCTTCTGCCATGAAGGGCCGCATGATCTTGTGGATGCGCGCATGTGGCTGGTTAATGAAGACGGTTCGAACGTTCGTAAAATCAAAGAGCATGCCGAAGGCGAGTCTTGTACTCACGAGTTCTGGATCCCAGACGGTTCGGCGATGGCCTATGTTTCTTACTTCAAGGGCCAGACGGATCGCGTCATTTACAAAGCTGATCCGGTGACGCTTGAAAATGAAGAAGTCATGGTGATGCCGCCCTGTTCACACTTGATGAGTAACTTCGATGGTTCTTTGATGGTCGGTGATGGCTGTGATGCGCCAGTGGATGTGGCTGATAGCGACGGTTATAACATTGAGAATGACCCGTTCCTTTACATCTTGAACACCAAGACCAAAACGTCGACTCGCCTGGCGAAGCACTCGACTTCTTGGGAAGTGCTAGATGGTGACCGCCAGATCACTCACCCGCACCCTTCATTTACGCCTGATGACAGTGGCGTGTTGTTCACGAGTGATTTTGAGGGCGTTCCGAGTCTGTATATTGCAGAAATTCCAGAGCAGCTTAGATCATAG
- a CDS encoding hypothetical protein (COG1275), which yields MPAFTNALIHIPTAQAALALASMGTGLAWSLYFPDHANWYRGIGALIGAILLLPVVLKYLLNPKRFIQDLRHPLYGSLMAPMSMTMLVLSDYLSSIHVEVARVLWYPALALHMFMMGFFFFCQIKNFRLTNMYPSWFLYPVGAISGTLAGPQLGHHDFALAMTDACIAIYFLMLPVVLYRLCFAGRLPRPARPTLAIMAAPVNLSLTAYLLNVSEPDPVLTGALAGVGITMTILVYLCYFNLLKQRFQPSLAAVTFPSVISAVALERLTDWFAIHYPHWSWLERLGIFEMSVATGLVLWVGWNYLGYYWPQASPSRLLSSH from the coding sequence ATGCCAGCATTTACTAATGCTTTGATACATATACCCACAGCCCAAGCCGCGCTGGCTTTAGCCTCTATGGGAACAGGTCTAGCCTGGTCACTATACTTCCCGGATCATGCCAACTGGTACCGTGGGATAGGGGCCTTGATTGGAGCAATCCTGCTACTCCCTGTTGTGCTAAAGTACCTGCTCAACCCCAAGCGGTTCATTCAAGATCTCCGCCATCCACTATACGGCAGCTTAATGGCACCCATGTCTATGACAATGTTGGTGCTTTCCGATTATTTGTCATCAATCCATGTTGAAGTGGCTCGCGTGCTTTGGTACCCCGCTTTAGCCCTGCATATGTTTATGATGGGCTTCTTCTTTTTTTGCCAAATCAAAAATTTCCGGCTGACCAACATGTACCCTAGCTGGTTTCTTTACCCGGTAGGTGCGATCAGTGGCACCTTAGCCGGTCCTCAGCTTGGGCACCATGACTTTGCCTTGGCCATGACGGATGCCTGTATCGCCATTTACTTCCTCATGCTGCCCGTAGTGCTCTACCGCTTATGCTTTGCCGGGCGGCTGCCTAGGCCAGCAAGGCCAACGCTGGCGATCATGGCAGCTCCTGTCAACCTCTCACTGACAGCTTACCTACTCAATGTTAGTGAACCGGACCCGGTCTTGACCGGCGCCTTGGCAGGAGTGGGGATCACTATGACTATCCTAGTCTACCTATGCTACTTCAATTTGCTCAAGCAACGCTTTCAGCCCTCACTGGCTGCGGTAACCTTTCCATCAGTGATCAGCGCTGTTGCCCTCGAACGCCTCACTGATTGGTTCGCCATTCATTACCCGCACTGGTCTTGGCTAGAACGTTTGGGTATCTTTGAAATGAGTGTCGCCACCGGACTTGTTCTCTGGGTAGGCTGGAACTACCTGGGCTACTACTGGCCTCAGGCCTCGCCCTCAAGGCTGCTTTCTAGTCATTGA
- a CDS encoding putative transporter (COG0591) has translation MVGISKESTMNTEIMVIGGYFMLMIFISLAFKKMASNSSSDYFRGGGRMLWWMVGATAFMTQFSAWTFTGAAGKGFNDGFMATAVFFGNTLAYGVSYLYFAKRFRQTRVDTPTQAVRNRFGTTNEQFFTWAIIPLSVLNAGVWLNGLSIFVGAVFGFDMTTTIWITGLAVLAISLLSGAWGVVASDFVQTLVVAIISIACAVVALIKVGGPGEIVANFPSDFMMGPDMNYGLIFVGTFLFFVVKQLQSINNMQDSYRFLNAKDSKNASKAALMAMGLMAVGSIIWFIPPWASAILYPEAATQYAALGNKASDAVYLVFAENAMPLGTVGLLVAGLFAATMSSMDSALNRNSGIFVRSFWTPVICKNKPTSEKSQLRVGQIVCVANGIVVIMMAQLFSSLKELSLFDLMMTVSTLAQSPILVPLFMGMFIKKTPKWAAWATVVFGMFVSWLCINVFTPQALGQLLGIEFTGREIGELRTMITIAAHLFLTASFFWATTLFYKEESFTAEEKAEINTFFENVETECVADDSQDEFDKMQREKLGTITMMMGVGLLAMVLVPNPLWGRALFLGCSGIILLTGYLLKKSAQSKPESAAQLATQS, from the coding sequence ATGGTTGGCATAAGCAAAGAGAGCACTATGAATACAGAGATTATGGTAATAGGCGGCTACTTTATGCTGATGATTTTCATCAGTCTCGCCTTTAAAAAAATGGCCAGTAACTCTTCTAGCGACTACTTCCGTGGGGGCGGCAGGATGCTGTGGTGGATGGTGGGGGCAACCGCCTTCATGACCCAGTTCTCGGCATGGACCTTCACCGGGGCCGCAGGTAAAGGCTTTAACGATGGTTTTATGGCCACGGCAGTATTCTTTGGTAACACCCTTGCCTACGGTGTTTCCTACCTTTATTTTGCAAAGCGTTTCCGCCAGACCCGCGTTGATACCCCAACCCAGGCCGTACGCAACCGCTTTGGTACAACCAATGAGCAGTTCTTTACCTGGGCGATTATCCCTCTGAGTGTATTGAATGCCGGTGTGTGGCTAAATGGCCTATCGATCTTCGTGGGTGCCGTGTTTGGCTTCGACATGACAACAACCATTTGGATCACTGGTCTTGCCGTACTGGCTATCTCGCTACTAAGTGGCGCATGGGGTGTAGTGGCATCGGACTTCGTTCAGACTCTGGTTGTTGCCATCATTTCTATTGCTTGTGCTGTTGTCGCCCTTATCAAAGTCGGTGGCCCGGGTGAAATTGTCGCCAACTTCCCATCTGACTTCATGATGGGTCCTGATATGAACTACGGCCTGATCTTTGTGGGTACCTTCCTGTTCTTCGTGGTTAAGCAGCTACAAAGTATCAACAACATGCAGGATTCTTACCGCTTCCTGAATGCCAAAGACTCCAAAAATGCCAGCAAAGCAGCACTGATGGCGATGGGCCTAATGGCTGTGGGTAGCATCATCTGGTTCATCCCGCCTTGGGCCTCTGCCATCCTATACCCTGAAGCGGCAACGCAATACGCAGCTCTTGGTAACAAGGCTTCAGATGCGGTTTACCTTGTCTTTGCTGAAAATGCGATGCCACTGGGTACAGTTGGTCTGCTTGTTGCGGGTCTATTTGCTGCGACCATGTCTTCAATGGACTCAGCGCTAAACCGAAACTCGGGCATTTTTGTTCGCAGCTTTTGGACCCCAGTGATCTGCAAGAACAAACCAACCAGCGAAAAATCACAGCTACGTGTTGGCCAGATTGTATGTGTGGCAAACGGCATCGTGGTTATCATGATGGCCCAGCTATTTAGCAGCCTGAAAGAGCTAAGCCTGTTTGACCTGATGATGACAGTTTCAACACTGGCTCAGTCACCAATCCTAGTTCCGCTATTTATGGGTATGTTCATCAAGAAAACACCTAAGTGGGCAGCATGGGCAACAGTGGTCTTCGGTATGTTCGTCTCTTGGCTATGTATCAATGTCTTCACGCCTCAGGCTCTTGGCCAGCTGCTAGGTATCGAGTTTACCGGTCGTGAAATTGGTGAACTACGCACCATGATCACCATTGCAGCTCACCTGTTCCTGACCGCAAGCTTCTTCTGGGCAACTACCCTGTTCTACAAAGAAGAGTCGTTCACCGCAGAAGAGAAAGCTGAGATCAACACCTTCTTCGAGAACGTTGAAACCGAGTGTGTTGCAGACGACTCTCAGGACGAGTTCGACAAAATGCAGCGTGAGAAACTGGGCACCATCACCATGATGATGGGTGTGGGTCTGCTGGCCATGGTACTGGTACCAAACCCACTATGGGGCCGCGCATTGTTCCTAGGCTGTTCGGGCATCATCTTGCTGACGGGCTACCTGCTTAAAAAGAGCGCCCAGAGCAAGCCGGAATCAGCGGCGCAACTTGCGACTCAGAGCTAA
- a CDS encoding hypothetical protein (COG1020,COG3321), which translates to MLEQASPEAASEPSRQTQFLLCSARTASALKTRCEDLADYFRANKALNLDDAAYTLQVGRKPFEYRAAFAVSEKDDIASIIGKQWHKDQIDGGLSDHKPDIVFMFSGQGSQYPGMAKELLVEQA; encoded by the coding sequence GTGTTGGAGCAAGCTTCACCCGAGGCCGCCTCGGAACCATCCAGGCAAACGCAGTTTCTGCTCTGCTCAGCGAGAACCGCCTCGGCACTGAAGACGCGTTGTGAGGATCTTGCTGATTATTTCAGGGCGAATAAAGCGCTGAATTTGGACGATGCTGCCTATACCCTGCAGGTCGGGCGTAAGCCATTTGAATACCGTGCCGCCTTTGCGGTCAGCGAAAAAGACGATATAGCTTCCATTATAGGTAAGCAGTGGCATAAAGATCAGATTGACGGAGGGTTATCTGACCATAAACCTGATATCGTTTTCATGTTTTCCGGTCAGGGGAGCCAGTATCCCGGTATGGCCAAGGAGCTGTTGGTTGAGCAAGCCTGA
- a CDS encoding putative 4'-phosphopantetheinyl transferase (COG2091), translating to MLRGESYADDLSAHDVIYIMKNKVDIWPRLYRDLAKCEQDQVDRFTFNKDKARYTVSHWFMRRILADHLGCTGSELVFSQGSYGKPYLGGQSGLFFNLSHCDECSVLIVSRYGEVGVDVESPHRMSVSEIDGLKQAVLTQAERERLDRLPVEQQAECFIRFWTLKEAYLKQKGWGLYYELDKLSFSLDGPIGVEVAGKPDCDINLGSIAAQGHLVSWATHNYADPLIRRLNLPVWGENCA from the coding sequence GTGCTTAGGGGGGAAAGTTACGCTGACGATTTATCGGCTCACGATGTTATCTATATAATGAAAAATAAAGTAGATATCTGGCCTCGGCTTTATCGTGATCTTGCTAAGTGTGAACAAGATCAAGTCGATCGGTTCACCTTTAATAAAGACAAAGCCAGGTATACGGTCAGCCATTGGTTTATGCGCCGGATCCTCGCTGATCACCTCGGCTGCACCGGGAGCGAGTTAGTGTTTTCTCAAGGCTCCTACGGAAAGCCATATCTAGGCGGACAGTCCGGTTTGTTTTTCAACTTGAGTCACTGTGATGAGTGCAGTGTTCTGATTGTCAGCCGCTACGGTGAAGTCGGGGTCGATGTCGAATCGCCGCATCGGATGTCCGTCAGCGAGATCGACGGACTCAAGCAGGCTGTACTGACCCAGGCTGAGCGCGAAAGGCTGGATCGCCTGCCCGTCGAGCAACAGGCTGAATGCTTCATTCGATTTTGGACGCTGAAGGAAGCCTATTTGAAGCAGAAGGGCTGGGGGTTGTATTATGAGCTGGACAAGTTGAGCTTCTCACTTGACGGGCCGATAGGGGTGGAGGTAGCCGGAAAGCCGGATTGTGATATCAACCTCGGTAGTATTGCGGCGCAGGGGCACCTCGTGTCTTGGGCGACACACAATTACGCAGACCCGCTGATCAGGCGCCTAAACTTACCGGTTTGGGGTGAAAATTGCGCATAA
- a CDS encoding glucuronate isomerase (COG1904), with the protein MKKPFLDQHFLLHTPTAQHLYHSVAKDLPIIDYHNHLSAQDIYHDIHYRSIADAWLSHDHYVWRAMRSNGIDERYITGDTSDFEKFEKWCETVPYLIGNPFYHWAHMELQRYFGINELICPENCHQIWQQCNEQISGDGFSARQLLERMNVESLCTTDDPLSDLRYHRHLAETDFKVKVLPTFRADDAFNIENNKKFVTWVAKLASLTDTRINNIEDLYRALEQRFKYFHQHGCRLSDLGLKTVPYTDATPDDANRAFKKALAGQPLSSLEVAQFKTQLFQYLGQKNHDLGWVMQIHIGVLQDANRRRFEQLGGATGFSAIDDTCIAQPLSKLLSSLDYQHSMPKTILYCLNPKDNYVLGAMIGAFQDSDCGPGKVQLGAAWWFNDQKDGILNQLQTLGNLGALGRFVGMLTDSRSFLSYPRHEYFRRILCNVIGEWVELGELPDDETLLERLISDICYHNAKRYFDL; encoded by the coding sequence ATGAAGAAGCCTTTTCTTGATCAGCACTTTTTGCTGCACACCCCAACAGCACAACACCTATATCACAGCGTTGCCAAAGACCTTCCGATTATTGATTATCACAACCACCTCAGTGCCCAGGATATCTACCACGATATCCACTACCGCTCTATCGCCGATGCATGGCTCTCCCATGATCATTATGTTTGGCGGGCAATGCGCAGTAACGGGATCGACGAGCGCTACATCACAGGTGATACGAGCGATTTCGAGAAATTTGAGAAATGGTGTGAAACCGTTCCTTATTTGATCGGCAACCCTTTCTACCATTGGGCCCACATGGAGTTGCAGCGCTACTTTGGTATTAACGAACTGATCTGTCCCGAGAACTGTCACCAAATCTGGCAGCAGTGCAATGAACAGATCAGCGGCGACGGTTTTTCAGCCCGGCAGCTACTAGAGCGAATGAATGTTGAGTCATTGTGTACGACCGATGACCCTTTAAGCGATCTTCGCTATCACCGCCACTTAGCTGAGACGGACTTCAAGGTAAAGGTACTGCCAACCTTCCGGGCCGACGATGCCTTCAATATCGAAAACAACAAAAAGTTTGTCACCTGGGTGGCCAAGCTTGCCTCGCTAACCGATACCAGAATCAACAATATTGAAGATCTCTACCGGGCATTAGAGCAACGCTTTAAATACTTCCATCAACACGGCTGTCGCTTATCAGATCTTGGGCTCAAAACTGTCCCTTATACCGATGCAACCCCAGATGACGCCAACAGAGCATTCAAAAAGGCCCTTGCAGGCCAGCCATTGTCAAGCCTAGAAGTCGCGCAGTTCAAGACCCAATTGTTCCAATACCTAGGTCAAAAGAACCATGATCTTGGCTGGGTCATGCAAATACACATCGGGGTACTGCAAGACGCAAACCGCCGCCGCTTCGAACAACTGGGCGGAGCAACTGGCTTCAGCGCCATTGACGATACCTGTATTGCCCAGCCCCTGAGCAAACTGCTGAGCTCGCTGGATTACCAGCACTCCATGCCCAAAACCATCCTGTACTGCCTCAACCCAAAGGACAACTATGTGCTTGGCGCAATGATCGGCGCTTTCCAAGATAGTGACTGTGGGCCGGGCAAAGTTCAGCTGGGTGCGGCTTGGTGGTTTAACGATCAGAAGGATGGCATCCTAAACCAACTGCAAACTTTGGGGAATCTGGGGGCTCTGGGTCGCTTTGTAGGCATGCTAACCGACTCCAGAAGTTTTCTTTCCTACCCCCGCCATGAATACTTCCGCCGTATATTGTGCAACGTGATCGGCGAGTGGGTTGAGCTCGGCGAGCTGCCAGACGATGAGACGTTGTTGGAACGTCTGATCAGCGATATCTGTTACCACAATGCCAAACGCTACTTCGACCTGTAG
- a CDS encoding 2-deoxy-D-gluconate 3-dehydrogenase (COG1028) yields the protein MILNSFNLDGKVAIVTGCNRGLGQGIAVGLAQAGCHIVGVSSSGSVETQKKVEAIGRQFIDIRANLMKLDDIPAIVQQTVEHFGKVDILVNNAGIIRREDAINFSESDWDDVMDINLKTAFFLSQAVAKKFIAQGSGGKIINIASMLSFQGGIRVPSYTASKSGIAGLTKLLANEWAKHGINVNAISPGYMATDNTAQLRQDEKRNQEILDRIPAERWGKPEDLSGPAVFLASDAASYIQGYTLAVDGGWLAR from the coding sequence ATGATTCTGAATTCATTTAACCTTGATGGTAAAGTAGCCATTGTTACAGGTTGCAACAGAGGGTTAGGTCAGGGTATTGCTGTAGGCCTAGCACAAGCCGGATGCCATATTGTCGGCGTTAGCTCTTCTGGCAGCGTAGAAACGCAGAAGAAAGTCGAAGCTATTGGTCGTCAGTTTATTGATATTCGAGCCAATTTGATGAAATTGGATGATATTCCTGCAATCGTGCAACAAACCGTGGAGCACTTTGGCAAAGTCGACATCTTAGTGAACAATGCCGGTATCATCCGCCGCGAAGACGCCATCAATTTCAGTGAATCTGACTGGGATGATGTCATGGATATTAATCTCAAAACCGCTTTTTTCCTCAGCCAAGCTGTCGCCAAAAAGTTCATCGCCCAGGGGAGCGGCGGAAAAATCATCAATATTGCGTCGATGCTATCGTTCCAGGGTGGGATCCGTGTGCCCTCTTACACGGCATCCAAAAGCGGTATTGCCGGCCTCACTAAACTGCTAGCTAATGAGTGGGCTAAACACGGTATCAATGTCAACGCCATCTCCCCTGGTTATATGGCAACAGATAACACCGCTCAGCTACGCCAGGATGAAAAACGCAACCAGGAAATCTTGGATCGTATCCCGGCGGAGCGCTGGGGTAAGCCGGAAGATCTTTCCGGCCCAGCCGTCTTCCTGGCATCTGACGCCGCCAGCTATATTCAAGGCTATACCCTTGCCGTTGACGGTGGGTGGCTGGCTCGTTAA
- a CDS encoding putative lipoprotein (COG0178) produces the protein MKHLVFLVAVLGLAACTGQSYDTELAKENQWKMLGVKDGENGRLVRTEAELRKLSDLPTGAINEYRLGYQQGIEDYCLPYKTYKHGKKGQQYTGQCLNTKNEKLAIQGWEAGYKEYVAEQDQLWLNTE, from the coding sequence ATGAAACACCTCGTTTTTCTTGTAGCAGTCCTCGGCTTAGCGGCCTGTACCGGCCAGTCCTATGACACGGAACTGGCCAAGGAAAACCAATGGAAAATGCTTGGTGTTAAAGACGGTGAAAATGGCCGTTTGGTTCGCACCGAGGCTGAACTCAGAAAACTCAGCGATTTGCCGACAGGCGCAATTAACGAATATCGCCTTGGCTACCAGCAAGGTATTGAAGATTACTGCCTACCTTACAAAACCTACAAACACGGTAAAAAAGGTCAACAATACACGGGCCAGTGCCTCAATACTAAAAATGAAAAACTAGCTATCCAAGGTTGGGAAGCCGGTTACAAAGAGTATGTTGCCGAGCAAGATCAACTCTGGTTAAACACTGAATAG
- a CDS encoding hypothetical protein (COG1020,COG3321), with amino-acid sequence MLFSSASGSAAELNQTRLTQPALFVVEYALAKLLMSLGIKPKAMIGHSIGEYVAAALSGVMTFLGRGIGQIFGNSLDIDPNELNGLEPEAQFERVLEKASSINEMSENGAAREQLEQIIDMFRGADSAERQYQPQPYHGKVKLIRVQDLDDYEFTGYKEHPDIKTPTFGWDHVATDLECRMVPGTHMTMVVAPYVREVARTLSAVLAEAHSESEQSQLLAMV; translated from the coding sequence GTGCTATTTAGCTCGGCGTCAGGCTCTGCCGCCGAACTCAACCAGACACGGTTAACCCAGCCTGCCTTGTTTGTTGTCGAATATGCCTTAGCCAAGTTATTGATGAGTCTCGGGATCAAGCCGAAGGCGATGATCGGGCACAGTATTGGTGAATATGTCGCCGCTGCCTTGTCAGGGGTGATGACATTCCTCGGACGTGGGATCGGTCAGATCTTTGGCAATAGCTTGGATATTGATCCGAATGAACTCAATGGACTAGAGCCAGAGGCCCAGTTCGAACGAGTACTAGAAAAAGCCAGCAGTATCAATGAGATGTCTGAGAACGGGGCGGCCCGTGAGCAACTGGAGCAAATTATTGATATGTTCAGGGGCGCCGACAGTGCCGAGCGTCAATACCAGCCCCAGCCGTACCATGGAAAAGTGAAGCTTATTCGGGTGCAGGATTTGGATGATTACGAGTTTACCGGCTACAAAGAGCATCCGGATATCAAGACCCCGACCTTTGGTTGGGATCATGTTGCGACGGATCTCGAATGCCGTATGGTGCCAGGGACCCATATGACAATGGTTGTTGCCCCCTATGTTAGAGAGGTGGCGCGGACATTGTCGGCAGTACTGGCAGAAGCCCACAGTGAGAGTGAGCAATCTCAGTTGTTGGCTATGGTATAG